One Comamonas sp. 26 genomic region harbors:
- a CDS encoding homoserine dehydrogenase yields the protein MKPIQVGLLGIGTVGSGTFNVLERNQDEIRRRAGRGIEITMVADLDTERAKSVVGDKVKVVADAREVIANPDIDVVVELIGGYGIAKALVLEAIAAGKHVVTANKALLAVHGTEIFKAAADKGVIVAYEAAVAGGIPIIKALREGLTANSIQWVAGIINGTTNFILSEMRDKGLDFDVVLKEAQRLGYAEADPTFDIEGVDAAHKATLMSAIAFGIPVQFDKAYVEGITKLAGADIKYAEQLGYRIKLLGITKRTDKGIELRVHPSLVPAKRLIANVEGAMNAVVVNGDAVGTTLYYGKGAGSEPTASAVVADLVDIARLQGADAAHSVPALAFQSHTLAAAGKELPVLPMSEVVTSYYLRIRVSDEAGVLAKITGILANAGISIDAVLQREADEVGGEGSTQTDLIILTHDTREGDMNKALDEIQGLHTVLAPITRIRKEELN from the coding sequence ATGAAACCCATCCAAGTAGGCCTGTTGGGCATTGGCACCGTCGGTAGCGGTACTTTCAATGTGCTGGAACGCAACCAAGACGAGATTCGCCGTCGCGCGGGTCGTGGCATTGAAATTACGATGGTGGCCGACTTGGATACCGAACGCGCCAAGAGCGTGGTGGGTGACAAGGTCAAGGTTGTAGCCGATGCCCGTGAAGTCATCGCCAACCCCGACATCGACGTCGTCGTCGAGCTTATTGGCGGCTACGGCATTGCCAAGGCACTGGTGCTGGAAGCGATTGCCGCTGGCAAGCATGTGGTCACCGCCAACAAGGCGCTGCTGGCCGTGCACGGCACAGAAATCTTCAAGGCTGCGGCCGACAAGGGCGTGATCGTGGCCTATGAAGCGGCTGTGGCCGGCGGTATTCCCATCATCAAGGCGCTGCGCGAAGGCCTGACGGCCAACTCCATCCAGTGGGTGGCTGGCATCATCAACGGCACGACCAACTTTATTCTGTCCGAAATGCGCGACAAGGGTCTGGACTTTGACGTGGTGCTGAAGGAAGCCCAGCGTCTGGGCTACGCTGAAGCCGATCCTACCTTCGACATCGAAGGCGTGGACGCCGCCCACAAGGCCACGCTGATGAGCGCGATTGCCTTCGGCATTCCCGTGCAGTTTGACAAGGCCTATGTGGAAGGCATCACCAAGCTGGCTGGTGCCGATATCAAGTACGCCGAGCAACTGGGCTATCGCATCAAGCTGCTGGGCATCACCAAGCGCACCGACAAGGGTATCGAGCTGCGCGTGCACCCCTCGCTGGTGCCTGCCAAGCGCCTGATCGCCAATGTGGAAGGTGCCATGAACGCCGTGGTGGTGAACGGCGATGCCGTCGGCACCACGCTTTACTACGGCAAGGGCGCTGGCTCCGAGCCTACCGCTTCGGCCGTGGTTGCCGACCTGGTGGACATCGCCCGCCTGCAAGGCGCTGACGCCGCCCACAGCGTGCCTGCGCTGGCATTCCAGTCACACACACTCGCCGCAGCGGGCAAGGAACTGCCTGTGCTGCCCATGAGTGAAGTGGTGACTAGCTATTACCTGCGCATCCGTGTGTCTGATGAAGCTGGCGTGCTGGCCAAGATCACTGGCATCCTGGCCAATGCCGGCATCAGCATCGATGCTGTGCTGCAGCGCGAAGCCGATGAAGTGGGGGGCGAAGGCTCGACCCAGACTGATCTGATCATCCTGACGCACGACACCCGTGAAGGCGACATGAACAAGGCGCTGGATGAAATCCAGGGTCTGCACACGGTGCTGGCGCCTATCACCCGCATCCGCAAGGAAGAGCTGAACTAA
- the mobB gene encoding molybdopterin-guanine dinucleotide biosynthesis protein B: MKVIGFAGYSGAGKTTLVEALVALMKARGLKVSVIKHAHHHFDVDQEGKDSWRHRKAGAYEVLLASDQRMALMREYAQPTEVSVHDMLAQLDPSVDWVLIEGFKHGDVPKIEVWRQQQDRLDKGKTIEPLFPHDAMVLAVATDAPGQLPGYPAQPVLDLSQPQAVLQWLLTHADTLEYKN, translated from the coding sequence ATGAAGGTCATAGGCTTTGCCGGATATTCGGGCGCAGGCAAAACCACGCTGGTCGAGGCGCTGGTGGCGCTGATGAAGGCGCGCGGGCTCAAGGTCTCGGTCATCAAACATGCCCACCACCACTTTGATGTGGACCAAGAAGGCAAAGACAGCTGGCGCCACCGCAAGGCCGGTGCCTATGAGGTGCTGCTGGCATCTGACCAGCGCATGGCGCTGATGCGCGAATATGCTCAGCCCACGGAGGTCAGCGTGCACGACATGCTGGCGCAGCTGGACCCATCGGTGGACTGGGTGCTGATCGAAGGCTTCAAGCATGGCGATGTGCCCAAAATAGAAGTCTGGCGACAGCAGCAAGACCGGCTTGACAAGGGCAAGACCATCGAGCCCTTGTTCCCGCATGACGCCATGGTGCTGGCCGTTGCCACAGATGCCCCTGGCCAATTGCCCGGCTATCCAGCCCAGCCCGTGCTGGACCTGAGCCAGCCGCAAGCCGTTTTGCAATGGCTGCTGACCCATGCCGACACTCTCGAATACAAGAACTAA
- the moaD gene encoding molybdopterin converting factor subunit 1, translating to MKTITIRYFASIREALGIGSESLQTAAETVGALREELMSRSDAAASALATGKAVRMALNQDMCALDAAIQNGDEVAFFPPVTGG from the coding sequence ATGAAGACCATCACCATTCGTTATTTCGCCTCCATCCGCGAAGCGCTGGGTATTGGCAGCGAAAGCCTGCAGACCGCAGCCGAAACCGTGGGCGCCCTGCGTGAAGAGCTGATGAGCCGCAGCGATGCCGCCGCCAGCGCGCTGGCCACAGGGAAGGCTGTGCGCATGGCCCTGAATCAGGACATGTGCGCGCTGGATGCTGCCATTCAAAACGGCGATGAAGTGGCGTTCTTTCCGCCAGTGACCGGCGGTTGA
- the glp gene encoding gephyrin-like molybdotransferase Glp — MQAPRTPLKPLDDALQELLTHAQRLAGAESVDTFEADGRVLLQAAVSPLQVPPQDNSAMDGYAVRSAECVSGGAELPVSQRIPAGVAPDALVVGSVARIFTGAPVPAGADAIVMQEDCEVLEDGRVRIKTLPKAGQWIRRSGEDIRQGATVIEAGVRLTPAHLGLAASMGFASLPVARKPRVAMFSTGDELVMPGTVAPQDMKPGSIYNSNRFFLRALLLRMGCEVTDLGIVPDDREATVAALAKAAVDHDVIVTSGGVSVGEEDHIKPAVQQLGQLDLWQISIKPGKPFAYGRVNRQEAGFAHFIGLPGNPVSSFVTFQVLVRPFLLRLQGVQHVLPRAIDARADFVWPKGDKRREFLRVRYNERGGLELFKNQSSGVLTSTAWGDGVVDNPASTTIAEGDTVRFIPFAELMA, encoded by the coding sequence ATGCAAGCCCCACGTACACCACTCAAGCCTCTGGACGACGCCCTGCAAGAGCTGCTGACCCATGCCCAGCGGCTGGCAGGCGCAGAGTCAGTTGACACGTTTGAGGCCGATGGCCGCGTGCTGCTGCAGGCTGCTGTTTCGCCGCTGCAGGTGCCGCCGCAAGACAACTCCGCCATGGATGGTTATGCCGTGCGCTCGGCGGAGTGTGTCAGTGGTGGTGCGGAGCTTCCCGTGTCGCAGCGCATTCCCGCGGGTGTTGCGCCCGATGCGCTGGTGGTGGGCTCAGTCGCCCGGATCTTTACGGGCGCGCCCGTGCCTGCTGGGGCAGATGCCATCGTCATGCAGGAAGACTGCGAAGTGCTGGAGGACGGCCGCGTGCGCATCAAGACTCTGCCCAAGGCCGGGCAGTGGATTCGCCGCTCGGGCGAGGACATTCGCCAGGGCGCTACGGTGATTGAGGCCGGTGTGCGCCTCACGCCTGCGCATCTGGGTCTGGCGGCCAGCATGGGTTTTGCCAGTTTGCCCGTGGCCCGCAAGCCGCGCGTAGCGATGTTTTCCACGGGTGATGAGCTGGTCATGCCCGGCACGGTGGCGCCGCAGGATATGAAGCCCGGCAGCATCTACAACAGCAACCGCTTTTTCTTGCGCGCTTTGCTGCTGCGCATGGGCTGCGAGGTGACGGATCTGGGCATCGTCCCCGATGACCGCGAGGCGACGGTGGCTGCGCTGGCCAAGGCCGCCGTGGATCACGATGTGATCGTCACCAGCGGCGGCGTGTCCGTGGGCGAGGAAGACCATATCAAGCCTGCCGTGCAGCAGCTGGGTCAGCTCGATCTCTGGCAGATCAGCATCAAGCCCGGCAAGCCTTTTGCCTATGGGCGCGTGAATCGTCAGGAGGCCGGCTTTGCACATTTCATCGGCTTGCCAGGCAACCCTGTATCCAGCTTTGTGACCTTTCAGGTGCTGGTACGTCCCTTCCTGCTGCGCCTGCAAGGCGTGCAGCACGTGCTGCCGCGTGCGATTGATGCGCGTGCCGACTTTGTCTGGCCCAAGGGCGACAAGCGCCGCGAGTTTTTGCGGGTGCGCTACAACGAGCGCGGCGGGCTGGAGCTGTTCAAGAATCAAAGCTCGGGCGTGCTGACATCGACGGCCTGGGGCGATGGCGTGGTGGACAACCCCGCCAGCACCACGATTGCCGAAGGCGACACCGTGCGCTTTATCCCGTTTGCAGAGCTGATGGCTTGA
- a CDS encoding pyridoxal phosphate-dependent aminotransferase, producing MKTVQKSAKLANVCYDIRGPIMDAAKKMEDDGQKIIKLNIGNLAVFGFDAPEEVQQDMIRNLPNSAGYSDSKGIFAARKAVMHETQHQGIKGVTLDDIYLGNGASELISLATNALLDTGDEMLLPAPDYPLWTAATSLSGGTPVHYMCDEENGWMPNMADIRAKVTPRTKGIVVINPNNPTGALYSKELLLEIVELAREHGLVIFADEVYDKVLYDDVKHTPLASLSIDVLTLTFNSLSKAYRSCGYRAGWMVISGDKKPAKDYIEGLNMLSNMRLCANVPGQWAVQTALGGHQSIDSLVQEGGRLRVQRDLAWELINAIPGVSCVKPQGALYMFPRLDPAVYPIKDDQEFFLEVLQETKVMLVQGTGFNWPNPDHFRIVFLPHEADLREAINRLALFLDKYRKRHGTDKPKAVAADKAVKSVKADKAA from the coding sequence ATGAAAACCGTTCAAAAATCCGCCAAATTAGCAAACGTCTGTTACGACATCCGCGGGCCGATCATGGACGCGGCGAAGAAGATGGAGGACGACGGCCAGAAGATCATCAAGCTCAACATCGGAAATCTGGCCGTGTTTGGCTTTGACGCCCCTGAGGAAGTGCAGCAGGACATGATCCGCAATCTGCCCAACTCGGCTGGCTACTCTGACAGCAAAGGTATTTTTGCTGCCCGCAAGGCCGTGATGCATGAGACGCAGCACCAGGGCATCAAGGGCGTGACGCTGGACGACATCTACCTGGGCAATGGCGCATCCGAGCTTATCAGCTTGGCTACCAATGCCTTGCTGGACACTGGCGACGAAATGCTGCTGCCTGCGCCTGATTACCCACTGTGGACGGCTGCGACCAGCCTGTCGGGCGGTACGCCCGTGCACTATATGTGCGACGAGGAAAACGGCTGGATGCCCAATATGGCCGACATCCGCGCCAAGGTCACACCGCGCACCAAGGGCATTGTCGTCATCAACCCCAACAACCCCACGGGCGCGCTGTATTCCAAGGAACTGCTGCTCGAAATCGTGGAGCTGGCACGTGAGCATGGTCTGGTCATCTTTGCCGACGAGGTCTATGACAAGGTGTTGTATGACGATGTCAAGCACACGCCTCTGGCCAGCCTGTCCATCGATGTGTTGACGCTGACCTTCAACTCCCTGTCCAAGGCTTACCGCTCCTGCGGCTACCGTGCGGGCTGGATGGTGATTTCGGGCGACAAAAAGCCCGCCAAGGATTACATCGAGGGCCTCAACATGCTCTCCAACATGCGCCTGTGCGCCAACGTGCCCGGCCAATGGGCCGTGCAGACGGCGCTGGGTGGCCATCAGAGCATTGACTCGCTGGTGCAGGAAGGTGGACGTCTGCGTGTGCAGCGCGACTTGGCCTGGGAGCTGATTAACGCCATTCCCGGTGTGTCCTGCGTCAAGCCGCAAGGCGCTCTGTATATGTTCCCGCGCCTTGACCCGGCGGTGTACCCTATCAAGGACGACCAGGAGTTCTTTCTGGAAGTACTGCAGGAAACCAAGGTCATGCTGGTGCAGGGCACGGGCTTTAACTGGCCCAACCCTGACCACTTCCGCATCGTCTTTCTGCCGCATGAGGCGGACTTGCGCGAAGCCATCAACCGTCTGGCGCTCTTCCTGGATAAGTACCGCAAGCGCCATGGCACAGACAAGCCCAAGGCTGTGGCCGCTGATAAGGCTGTGAAGTCCGTCAAGGCTGACAAAGCCGCATAA
- the thrC gene encoding threonine synthase codes for MLYLSTRGHADRKRFCDILLAGLAPDGGLYLPVEYPQITDAKLTQLRETLATKGYAGLAFEILSLYIDDIPADDLRALCAKTYTKEVFGTDAIVPVRQLDGVLHIEALSNGPTLAFKDMAMQLLGNLFEYELTRRGEELNILGATSGDTGSAAEYAMRGKKGVRVFMTSPHGRMSPFQQAQMFSLQDENIHNIAIEGVFDDCQDIVKAVSNDHAFKAQYKIGTVNSINWARLLAQVVYYFAGYLQATQSNDQKVSFTVPSGNFGNICAGHVARQMGLPVAKLVVATNENDVLDEFFRTGVYVVRGAANTYETSSPSMDISKASNFERFVFDLVGRDGERTKQLFDQGVAKDGQFDLSADPAFKDAAGKYGFVSGKSTHADRLATIKDTFNRFGQMIDTHTADGVKVAREHLGTEPMLVLETALPIKFAATIEEALGRLPDRPAKFNGIEDLPKRVVVMASDVNQVKAFITENCK; via the coding sequence ATGCTGTATCTGTCCACCCGCGGCCATGCTGACCGCAAGCGTTTTTGCGATATTTTGCTAGCAGGTCTGGCACCCGATGGTGGCCTGTACCTGCCAGTGGAGTACCCCCAGATCACCGATGCCAAGCTGACCCAGCTGCGCGAAACGCTGGCCACCAAGGGTTATGCGGGTCTGGCGTTCGAGATTCTGTCGCTGTACATCGATGACATTCCTGCCGACGACCTGCGCGCGCTGTGCGCCAAGACGTACACCAAGGAAGTCTTTGGCACCGATGCGATCGTTCCAGTGCGCCAGCTTGATGGCGTGCTGCACATCGAAGCCCTGTCCAACGGCCCCACGCTGGCCTTCAAGGACATGGCCATGCAGCTGCTGGGCAATCTGTTCGAGTACGAACTGACCCGCCGCGGCGAAGAGCTGAATATTCTGGGCGCGACCAGCGGCGACACCGGCAGCGCGGCTGAATACGCCATGCGCGGCAAAAAGGGTGTGCGCGTTTTCATGACCAGCCCTCACGGCCGCATGAGCCCCTTCCAGCAGGCGCAAATGTTCAGTCTGCAGGACGAAAACATCCACAACATCGCCATTGAAGGCGTGTTTGATGACTGCCAGGACATCGTCAAGGCCGTCTCCAACGATCATGCCTTCAAGGCGCAGTACAAGATTGGCACCGTCAATTCGATCAACTGGGCGCGTCTGCTGGCCCAGGTGGTGTACTACTTTGCGGGTTATCTGCAAGCCACCCAGTCCAACGACCAGAAGGTCAGCTTCACCGTGCCGTCGGGGAACTTCGGCAATATCTGCGCTGGCCATGTGGCACGCCAGATGGGTCTGCCAGTTGCCAAGCTGGTGGTTGCGACCAACGAAAACGATGTGCTGGACGAATTCTTCCGTACCGGCGTGTACGTGGTGCGCGGCGCGGCCAACACCTACGAGACATCCAGCCCCTCTATGGACATCAGCAAGGCCAGCAACTTCGAGCGCTTTGTGTTCGACCTGGTTGGCCGCGATGGCGAGCGTACCAAGCAGCTGTTTGACCAAGGTGTGGCCAAGGACGGCCAGTTTGACCTGAGCGCAGACCCCGCCTTCAAGGACGCCGCAGGCAAGTACGGTTTTGTGAGCGGCAAGAGCACGCACGCTGACCGTCTGGCCACCATCAAGGACACGTTCAACCGCTTTGGTCAGATGATCGACACCCACACTGCTGACGGTGTGAAGGTGGCGCGCGAGCATCTGGGCACAGAGCCCATGCTGGTGCTGGAAACGGCTCTGCCCATCAAGTTCGCGGCGACTATTGAAGAAGCGCTGGGTCGTCTGCCCGACCGCCCCGCCAAGTTCAACGGCATTGAAGACCTGCCAAAGCGCGTGGTGGTGATGGCCTCTGATGTGAACCAGGTCAAGGCCTTTATCACTGAAAACTGCAAGTAA